A single window of Sphingobacterium sp. ML3W DNA harbors:
- the map gene encoding type I methionyl aminopeptidase, giving the protein MIYKTDDEIELMEISAKLTSGTLAAIAAIIKPGMSTLDIDRYANEFIRDHGALPSFHNFGGFPFHICASVNDAIVHGFPNHQPLKEGDIVSIDVGAYKNGFHGDQAYTFIIGDVAEELIQLVKITKESLAKGIAQAIHGNRIGDIGYAIESHIVPYGYGLVRELVGHGLGRELHEGPDIPNYGQRGKGKMLKENLVIAIEPMINLGTEDNYTDEDGWTIRTADGKPSVHFEQDVCIKKNVPMILTDIEIIEKSEKANDNLNSSYY; this is encoded by the coding sequence ATGATTTATAAAACAGACGACGAAATCGAATTAATGGAAATAAGTGCCAAATTGACGAGCGGCACCTTGGCTGCTATAGCCGCGATCATCAAACCGGGTATGTCAACCCTTGATATTGATAGATATGCGAATGAATTTATTCGTGACCATGGAGCGCTTCCTTCCTTTCATAACTTTGGCGGATTCCCTTTCCATATTTGTGCTTCTGTCAATGATGCCATTGTACATGGCTTTCCAAATCATCAGCCCTTAAAAGAAGGTGATATCGTTTCCATAGATGTAGGGGCTTATAAAAATGGATTTCATGGTGATCAGGCTTATACATTTATCATTGGTGACGTTGCTGAAGAGTTAATCCAATTGGTTAAGATAACAAAGGAATCATTGGCAAAAGGAATTGCGCAAGCTATACATGGTAATAGAATAGGGGATATAGGCTATGCTATCGAATCTCATATTGTTCCTTATGGATATGGTTTAGTTAGGGAACTGGTTGGTCATGGCTTAGGTCGTGAATTGCATGAAGGACCTGATATCCCTAACTATGGACAGCGAGGTAAAGGTAAAATGTTGAAGGAAAATCTGGTGATCGCTATTGAACCGATGATTAATTTAGGAACGGAAGATAATTATACTGATGAAGATGGCTGGACTATTCGAACTGCCGATGGTAAACCTTCCGTTCATTTTGAACAGGACGTATGCATAAAGAAAAATGTACCCATGATCTTAACAGATATCGAAATTATTGAAAAATCCGAAAAAGCTAATGATAATTTGAATTCTTCTTACTACTAA
- a CDS encoding PCMD domain-containing protein, whose protein sequence is MMRNWLFASLFLYGLMLQGCIKDAPLNPEADIETVVVDPHLLTGNIFVDQVNRTITLNLTNEAYESGISPLLILSKGASVKPASGTLIKFDADQDVVYDVTSESGENTKRYTVKVVNIGHWDFAFENWKSHSTDKYEYPVDEDGLQLWSSGNAGVALSGVPARSDAYPTRSTTDGYLGTKAAELVTIKGTPLSELIGIRLYAGSLFLGNFNASQAMLNPLKATEFGVPYKGLPKSFTGYYKYSAGPDFINKAGQIQPGVKDKCAIYAVLFNGPDRLNATNIMTSDQVIAMAELRDGSDKANFTRFDIPFVYKQQAVISKNLMMAIVTSSSAEGDQYRGAIGSRLVVDSLSIVPLL, encoded by the coding sequence ATGATGAGAAATTGGCTATTCGCCTCCCTGTTTTTATATGGTCTGATGCTACAGGGATGTATTAAGGATGCTCCACTAAATCCGGAAGCAGATATCGAAACCGTTGTAGTTGATCCACATTTGTTGACAGGTAATATCTTTGTCGATCAGGTAAATCGGACAATAACTCTTAATCTAACCAACGAAGCTTATGAGTCGGGCATATCGCCACTATTGATTTTATCTAAGGGAGCATCTGTAAAACCTGCTAGTGGTACCCTAATCAAGTTTGATGCTGATCAAGATGTTGTATATGATGTCACATCCGAGTCGGGTGAAAATACGAAACGTTATACGGTTAAAGTCGTAAACATCGGGCATTGGGATTTTGCCTTTGAAAATTGGAAAAGTCACTCAACCGATAAATATGAATATCCTGTAGATGAGGATGGGTTACAGCTTTGGTCTTCGGGTAATGCTGGAGTTGCCCTTTCTGGAGTACCTGCACGTAGTGATGCGTATCCTACGCGATCGACAACGGATGGTTATCTGGGTACAAAAGCAGCCGAGTTGGTCACTATCAAAGGAACTCCATTGTCGGAGCTCATTGGTATACGATTGTACGCTGGGTCCTTATTTTTAGGGAATTTCAATGCCTCACAAGCAATGCTCAACCCCCTTAAAGCGACAGAATTTGGAGTACCCTATAAAGGTTTACCTAAATCGTTTACGGGGTACTATAAATATAGTGCTGGACCAGATTTTATCAATAAAGCGGGACAGATACAACCAGGTGTTAAAGATAAATGTGCTATATATGCTGTTTTGTTCAATGGTCCGGATAGACTCAATGCCACTAATATCATGACCTCTGATCAGGTGATTGCAATGGCCGAGCTTCGGGATGGTTCTGATAAAGCAAATTTTACACGATTTGATATTCCTTTTGTTTATAAACAGCAGGCTGTTATTAGTAAAAATTTGATGATGGCGATTGTGACGTCTTCCAGTGCTGAAGGTGATCAATATAGAGGAGCTATAGGATCTCGACTGGTTGTGGATAGTTTAAGTATTGTACCTCTATTATGA
- a CDS encoding porin family protein, translated as MKKYIAISMFCCSIAFSSMLNAQEIQPKFKYNNIKHAFTLGYNIGATAPFSLPNTIREIKSYAPLFTPSFGYQATYDLSSKWLMGVGFRVDVKGMKVTDSVQYFHTIISVDNGNGELGSFEGDFTGTNATISRNVYLTLPIFAGYRQGEWDFKFGMYFAYLLSAEFKGTVSEGYIRKGNSLGEKVLIERADFDFSREVRSFDLGAHVGVSRHFGKRWEADLTGQLGFNPVFPSSFRGVGYNLHNMYLTLGVAYQIW; from the coding sequence ATGAAGAAATATATAGCAATATCCATGTTTTGTTGTTCAATAGCATTTTCAAGTATGCTAAATGCACAGGAAATACAACCGAAATTTAAATATAATAATATTAAACATGCCTTTACTTTAGGATATAATATTGGCGCTACAGCTCCTTTTTCCTTACCGAATACGATTCGGGAAATCAAGAGCTATGCTCCGTTATTCACACCATCTTTTGGCTACCAAGCAACCTATGATCTTTCTTCAAAGTGGTTGATGGGAGTAGGATTTCGGGTGGATGTTAAAGGCATGAAAGTTACAGATAGTGTTCAGTATTTTCATACCATCATTTCTGTGGATAATGGAAATGGTGAACTTGGGTCATTCGAAGGTGATTTTACTGGGACAAATGCGACAATATCTAGAAATGTATATTTAACCTTACCTATTTTTGCAGGTTATCGTCAAGGAGAATGGGATTTTAAGTTCGGAATGTATTTCGCTTACTTATTGTCTGCTGAATTTAAAGGAACGGTCTCTGAAGGTTATATTAGGAAAGGAAACTCATTAGGTGAAAAAGTTTTGATTGAGCGTGCAGACTTTGATTTTTCGCGTGAGGTAAGGTCATTTGATCTTGGTGCTCATGTTGGTGTTTCGAGACATTTTGGCAAACGTTGGGAGGCTGATTTGACTGGACAGCTAGGTTTCAATCCTGTTTTTCCTTCATCTTTTCGAGGAGTAGGTTATAATTTACATAATATGTACTTAACGCTTGGGGTGGCCTATCAGATTTGGTAA
- a CDS encoding M13 family metallopeptidase has product MVNKKLWSILPIASLVFGCQSNNSSVQHKTDRTVFLDVSGMDTTVHPGDNFFMYANGQWLNKTVIPPSESGWGSFYTLNDENLQKLHGILEKAAQSNSKKGTDQQKVGDFYTSGMDTLTIEKLGVSPIAALLEKIDGLKSIEELIAYSADGFRDGDGDLFSFYIAADERMSNKNAATFVQGGLNLPEASYYLDQDDKAKKIREAYMNYLSKLFALAGKQATAKADAESVLKIETAIAKSHLSPVELRDPIKNYNKVAVTTFQKETPNLNWSDILKRLSIKTDTLLVQQPKFYVALNNLLKSEPLDTWKLKLKADLLNSSASALTKDFRDARFELYGKTLQGQKEQKERWKLMVSTVDNNLGEVIGKLFTEEYFKPEAKKRMLELVNNLEISYRDRIEKLDWMTAETKKKAIEKLQAFTKKIGYPDKWKDYSDVEVNKDTYYANLQSASRHAYKEMIDKMGKPVDKTEWLMTTPTVNAYYNPPYNEIVFPAGILQFPFFDANADDAINYGAIGAVIGHEMTHGFDDQGRQYDKEGNLKDWWTPEDATKFTTKANQVAALYNSFTLLDNQHVNGQLTLGENLADIGGLSIAFDAFKKTKQGQELNKIDGFTPDQRFFLSFAQVWRIKNSDERMQMRLKVDPHSPEEFRVNGPVYNMDAFYQAFNIPNTAKMYVAPEKRVSVW; this is encoded by the coding sequence ATGGTCAACAAAAAATTATGGTCAATATTGCCGATTGCCAGTCTAGTGTTTGGTTGTCAATCCAATAATAGTTCGGTTCAACATAAAACAGATCGAACAGTATTCTTAGATGTATCTGGTATGGATACGACTGTACATCCTGGAGATAACTTCTTTATGTATGCTAATGGACAATGGTTGAATAAAACAGTCATTCCTCCTTCGGAGTCCGGTTGGGGGTCATTTTATACTTTGAATGATGAGAATTTACAAAAACTTCATGGTATTTTAGAAAAGGCTGCGCAATCCAATAGCAAGAAAGGTACAGACCAACAAAAAGTAGGTGATTTCTATACCAGTGGAATGGATACGCTTACAATAGAAAAATTAGGTGTTTCACCTATTGCAGCGTTATTGGAAAAGATTGATGGATTAAAATCAATCGAGGAGCTGATTGCTTATAGTGCTGATGGGTTTAGAGATGGGGACGGGGATTTATTCTCTTTTTATATCGCTGCAGATGAGCGGATGAGTAATAAGAATGCTGCGACTTTTGTGCAGGGGGGGCTTAATCTTCCTGAAGCAAGCTATTATCTAGATCAGGATGATAAAGCAAAGAAAATACGCGAAGCATATATGAATTACCTGAGTAAATTATTTGCTTTGGCAGGTAAACAGGCTACTGCCAAAGCTGATGCTGAGTCTGTCTTGAAGATAGAAACTGCAATTGCTAAATCTCATTTGAGCCCAGTGGAGTTACGAGATCCCATTAAGAACTACAATAAAGTTGCAGTAACGACTTTTCAAAAAGAAACTCCAAATCTCAATTGGAGCGATATTCTGAAAAGATTATCTATTAAAACAGATACCTTACTGGTGCAACAACCTAAATTTTATGTAGCCCTTAATAATTTATTGAAATCCGAACCATTGGATACTTGGAAGCTTAAGTTGAAGGCTGATTTACTAAACTCTTCTGCATCAGCATTGACAAAAGATTTCCGTGATGCTCGATTTGAACTGTATGGTAAAACTTTACAGGGACAAAAGGAGCAAAAAGAACGGTGGAAACTCATGGTGAGTACGGTGGATAATAACTTAGGTGAAGTAATCGGGAAATTATTTACTGAGGAATATTTTAAACCCGAGGCTAAGAAAAGAATGCTTGAGTTGGTCAATAATCTTGAAATCTCCTATCGTGACCGTATTGAAAAGTTAGATTGGATGACTGCAGAAACAAAGAAAAAGGCGATAGAAAAACTGCAAGCTTTCACGAAAAAAATTGGATATCCCGATAAGTGGAAAGATTATTCTGATGTAGAGGTCAATAAAGATACCTACTATGCTAACTTACAATCAGCTTCCCGTCATGCATATAAGGAGATGATTGACAAAATGGGTAAACCTGTAGATAAGACAGAGTGGTTGATGACAACACCGACTGTCAATGCCTACTATAATCCGCCATATAATGAAATCGTATTTCCTGCCGGAATACTTCAGTTCCCATTCTTCGATGCCAATGCAGATGATGCCATTAATTATGGCGCTATTGGGGCAGTGATAGGGCATGAAATGACGCACGGTTTTGATGATCAAGGTCGTCAATACGATAAAGAGGGAAATCTTAAAGATTGGTGGACACCAGAAGATGCGACAAAGTTCACAACAAAAGCTAATCAAGTTGCAGCGTTATATAATAGTTTTACTTTGCTTGATAATCAACATGTCAATGGGCAACTGACCCTAGGTGAAAATTTAGCTGATATTGGTGGTTTGAGTATCGCATTCGATGCTTTTAAAAAGACAAAGCAAGGGCAGGAGTTAAATAAAATAGATGGTTTTACACCTGATCAGCGTTTCTTTTTGAGTTTTGCACAAGTTTGGCGGATTAAAAATAGTGATGAAAGAATGCAAATGCGCTTGAAGGTGGATCCACATAGTCCCGAAGAGTTTCGTGTGAACGGTCCGGTGTATAATATGGATGCTTTTTATCAAGCATTTAATATTCCTAATACGGCTAAAATGTATGTAGCACCTGAGAAACGCGTTTCAGTTTGGTAG
- the rplU gene encoding 50S ribosomal protein L21, whose translation MYAIVNIAGQQFKVAKDQFLFVHRLQGEEGASIEFDNVLLAEDGGKFTIGTPNVAGAKISAKILSHLKGDKVIVFKKKRRKGYKKKNGHRQQFTKIQITGITL comes from the coding sequence ATGTACGCAATAGTAAATATAGCAGGACAGCAATTCAAGGTTGCAAAAGACCAATTTCTTTTTGTGCACCGCTTACAAGGAGAAGAAGGCGCTAGTATTGAATTTGACAATGTATTGTTAGCAGAAGATGGTGGTAAGTTCACAATCGGTACTCCGAACGTGGCTGGTGCTAAAATTTCGGCTAAAATTTTGTCTCATTTAAAAGGTGATAAAGTTATCGTTTTCAAGAAAAAACGTCGTAAAGGCTACAAAAAGAAAAACGGTCACCGTCAACAATTCACTAAAATCCAGATTACTGGTATTACATTATAA
- the rpmA gene encoding 50S ribosomal protein L27: MAHKKGAGSSKNGRESHSKRLGIKIFGGQAAIAGNIIVRQRGTKHNPDLNVGIGKDHTLFALIDGKVVFRKKANNKSYVSVVPAEQA, from the coding sequence ATGGCACATAAAAAAGGTGCGGGTAGTTCCAAGAACGGCCGTGAGTCACATTCGAAACGTTTGGGTATCAAAATCTTCGGTGGTCAAGCTGCTATCGCAGGTAACATCATTGTTCGCCAGCGTGGTACTAAACACAATCCTGACTTAAATGTTGGTATTGGTAAAGATCATACGTTGTTCGCTTTAATTGATGGTAAAGTAGTTTTCCGTAAAAAAGCAAACAACAAATCTTATGTTTCTGTAGTTCCTGCAGAGCAAGCGTAA
- a CDS encoding formylglycine-generating enzyme family protein has translation MRKSLLALILLGFSSTSFAQQKVESYVQEIKGTKLKFDMIAIPAGVYKQGGTVKADEAPIHDVKIAPFWMGKYEVTWNLFEPFLYKDYEVTQSLDGKITPEVDAVTRPTKPYLDMTFGMGKEGHPALAMTHYNAIQFCKWLYVRTGEFYRLPTEAEWEYACRAGSDKAYGFGDDAAQLDQYAWHKGNSEGATHLVGTKKPNAWGLFDMHGNVSEWTFDQYIEDYYKQFDGKVADNPVAVPTTLYPNSVRGGSFDSEAVDLRSAARLASDPYWKQLDPQIPKSNWWFPEAPFVGMRLVRPVTPPSHEEIMAYYDKAPIKDY, from the coding sequence ATGCGTAAAAGTTTACTTGCTCTTATCTTGTTAGGATTCTCTAGCACGTCGTTTGCACAGCAAAAAGTGGAAAGCTATGTACAAGAAATAAAGGGTACAAAATTGAAATTTGACATGATTGCAATTCCAGCAGGCGTGTATAAGCAAGGCGGTACTGTTAAAGCGGATGAAGCACCCATTCATGATGTTAAAATAGCTCCCTTTTGGATGGGTAAATATGAAGTTACCTGGAATTTGTTTGAACCATTCCTATATAAAGATTATGAGGTTACGCAAAGTTTAGATGGGAAGATCACACCTGAAGTAGATGCAGTCACGCGTCCTACAAAACCATATTTGGACATGACATTTGGCATGGGTAAAGAGGGGCACCCTGCTTTGGCGATGACACATTATAATGCGATTCAGTTTTGCAAATGGTTGTACGTTCGTACCGGTGAGTTTTATAGACTTCCAACAGAGGCTGAGTGGGAATATGCTTGTCGTGCTGGAAGCGATAAGGCTTATGGTTTTGGAGATGATGCTGCACAACTGGACCAATATGCATGGCATAAAGGAAATAGTGAGGGGGCTACACACTTAGTTGGTACCAAGAAACCCAATGCATGGGGATTGTTTGATATGCATGGAAATGTATCTGAATGGACATTCGATCAATATATAGAAGATTATTACAAACAGTTTGATGGCAAAGTGGCGGATAATCCTGTTGCAGTACCTACGACATTATATCCAAACAGTGTAAGAGGAGGTTCTTTTGACAGTGAAGCTGTAGATTTACGAAGTGCTGCACGATTGGCTTCAGATCCGTATTGGAAACAGTTAGATCCGCAAATCCCTAAAAGCAACTGGTGGTTTCCTGAAGCACCATTCGTGGGTATGCGTTTAGTAAGACCCGTTACTCCTCCTTCGCATGAGGAAATTATGGCCTATTATGATAAGGCCCCAATTAAAGATTACTAA
- a CDS encoding Gfo/Idh/MocA family oxidoreductase has protein sequence MEKFERRDFLKTTAAIAGGTVLSSMPLAGAFAAGSDVIKVALIGCGGRGTGATFDALNSGFNIKVVALADAFKDNLDSTYKTLKDKWQDKIDVPEQHKFVGFDAYKEAIKLADVVILTTPPGFRPIHFEEAVRQGKHVFMEKAVAVDVPGVRRILAAAEIAKQKKLNVVVGLQRRYQFNYKEGIQRIHDGAIGDVVAGQVYWNSGGVWVRPRKPGQTEMEYQMRNWYYFNWLCGDHIVEQHVHNIDIANWVKGAYPIRIQGTGSRAHRTGKEYGEIYDNFALELTYADNSVVYSQCAHFEGVTNRVDEQFQATKGRAYFSANGQAVLWDAKGNEVYRHDPKGNPNPYQQEHKELFEAVSKGEYKFANAEYGAYSSLTGILGRIACYTGKVVKWDAAIKSEIDLMPTNYAWDALPKILPNEEGFYPVAIPGQNTNLYI, from the coding sequence ATGGAAAAATTTGAACGTCGTGATTTTTTAAAAACGACAGCAGCTATCGCAGGCGGAACAGTTTTAAGTTCAATGCCTTTAGCAGGAGCATTCGCAGCAGGAAGTGATGTGATCAAAGTCGCATTGATCGGTTGTGGTGGTCGTGGTACAGGGGCTACATTTGATGCCTTAAATTCGGGTTTCAATATTAAAGTAGTGGCATTAGCCGATGCTTTCAAAGATAATTTGGATAGCACTTATAAAACATTAAAAGATAAATGGCAGGATAAGATCGATGTGCCTGAACAACATAAGTTCGTTGGATTTGATGCTTATAAAGAAGCAATTAAATTGGCCGATGTCGTTATTTTAACAACGCCTCCAGGTTTCCGTCCTATTCATTTTGAAGAAGCTGTACGTCAAGGAAAGCATGTTTTTATGGAAAAAGCAGTTGCAGTAGACGTACCGGGTGTTCGTCGTATATTAGCGGCAGCAGAAATCGCAAAGCAAAAAAAGTTAAATGTTGTCGTTGGACTTCAAAGAAGGTACCAATTCAATTATAAAGAAGGGATTCAACGCATCCATGATGGTGCTATCGGTGATGTAGTCGCGGGACAAGTTTACTGGAATAGTGGTGGCGTATGGGTGAGACCACGTAAACCAGGGCAAACCGAAATGGAATATCAGATGCGTAACTGGTATTATTTTAATTGGTTATGTGGTGACCATATCGTAGAGCAACACGTTCATAATATTGATATTGCCAATTGGGTGAAAGGTGCATATCCCATCCGTATCCAAGGTACAGGAAGCCGTGCGCATAGAACAGGTAAAGAATATGGTGAAATCTACGATAATTTTGCATTGGAGCTTACTTATGCAGACAACTCGGTGGTCTATAGTCAGTGTGCCCATTTTGAAGGAGTAACAAATCGTGTTGACGAGCAGTTTCAGGCAACTAAAGGCAGAGCATATTTTTCGGCAAATGGTCAAGCGGTATTATGGGATGCAAAAGGGAATGAAGTTTATAGACATGATCCTAAAGGAAATCCAAATCCTTACCAACAAGAGCATAAAGAATTATTTGAAGCAGTATCAAAAGGTGAATACAAATTTGCTAATGCAGAATATGGTGCTTATAGTTCTTTGACGGGTATTCTAGGACGTATTGCCTGTTATACAGGTAAAGTTGTCAAATGGGATGCTGCAATCAAATCTGAAATAGATTTGATGCCGACAAATTATGCATGGGATGCTTTACCGAAGATATTACCAAATGAAGAAGGTTTCTACCCAGTAGCTATACCAGGTCAGAATACAAATTTATACATTTAA
- a CDS encoding FAD:protein FMN transferase, protein MYFKSWILLSISFFGLCSLTAARTEQTSYSPKSLQKIILSGPAQGTSYHITYFDYSETVSKSDIDSILKSIDLSMSIYHRESTINKFNNHNGGPIKLDPHFQKVMQASIYYNRITNGIFDITVAPLVQLWGFGPKQIKKFPDSTEIATTLLSVGMDKLIWKAPYLDKNNSTVSIDVNGIAQGYSVDVLAEFLERKDIKNYIVELGGEMRIKGKNLEGDYFKIGIERPTSDDNQHLKTEVVSIKSGALTTAGNFEKFMMNGQQKISHHVNPLTGYMFSSPIVSVTVYAKTAMEADALDNYFMALTADEIIHFVEKKKNLEVYIIFKNDKGEIEERYSKGFSAFFLNKTR, encoded by the coding sequence ATGTATTTCAAATCATGGATACTGCTCTCAATTAGTTTTTTTGGTTTGTGCAGCTTAACTGCTGCACGAACTGAACAAACTTCTTATTCTCCAAAATCTCTCCAAAAAATTATCTTATCAGGACCTGCACAGGGGACATCTTATCATATTACTTACTTTGACTACAGCGAAACAGTTTCGAAAAGTGATATTGATAGTATCTTGAAATCTATTGATTTATCGATGTCGATTTACCATAGAGAGTCGACAATCAATAAATTCAATAATCACAATGGCGGCCCTATAAAACTTGATCCTCATTTTCAAAAAGTAATGCAGGCATCTATTTATTATAACCGGATTACGAATGGTATTTTCGACATTACTGTAGCTCCTCTTGTTCAATTGTGGGGGTTTGGCCCTAAGCAAATAAAAAAGTTTCCCGATTCTACTGAAATAGCGACGACTTTGCTGTCCGTCGGGATGGATAAATTGATATGGAAGGCTCCTTACCTAGACAAAAATAACTCAACTGTCAGTATTGATGTCAATGGCATCGCACAAGGTTATTCGGTAGATGTTTTAGCCGAATTTTTAGAACGTAAGGATATTAAAAATTACATCGTTGAGTTGGGAGGGGAAATGCGCATAAAAGGAAAGAATTTAGAGGGTGATTATTTTAAAATCGGTATTGAAAGACCGACTTCAGATGATAATCAACATTTGAAAACTGAGGTGGTATCGATTAAATCTGGGGCATTGACCACAGCAGGGAATTTTGAGAAGTTCATGATGAATGGACAACAGAAAATCAGTCACCATGTTAATCCGTTGACAGGATATATGTTTTCAAGCCCAATAGTCAGTGTCACTGTTTATGCTAAAACCGCAATGGAAGCTGATGCACTTGATAATTATTTTATGGCATTGACAGCAGATGAGATTATTCATTTTGTGGAAAAGAAGAAGAATTTAGAAGTTTATATTATATTTAAAAATGATAAAGGAGAAATAGAAGAAAGGTATTCGAAAGGATTTTCCGCTTTTTTTCTCAATAAAA